From the Burkholderia ubonensis genome, one window contains:
- a CDS encoding twin transmembrane helix small protein produces MHILVPIAFVLIIASMVSALYFMMHDRGHTKRMVWSLATRVGLSISLFLFILFANWMGWIHSTGIPIGR; encoded by the coding sequence ATGCACATCCTCGTCCCTATCGCCTTCGTCCTCATCATTGCCAGCATGGTCTCGGCACTCTATTTCATGATGCACGACCGCGGCCACACGAAGCGCATGGTCTGGTCGCTCGCCACCCGCGTCGGCCTGTCGATCTCGCTGTTCCTGTTCATCCTGTTCGCGAACTGGATGGGCTGGATCCATTCGACCGGCATTCCGATCGGGCGCTGA
- a CDS encoding SURF1 family protein: MKIRWLPALLVLAVVAVTIRLGFWQRERAHQKEALQASIVRYEHAAPVEIGAQPIPLASIEFHRVRATGRFMPELAVFLDNRPYNDQPGFYVVMPFKLAGGGYVLVNRGWLPRNIAERTAIEPFATPAGDVELEGIARADATRAFELGEGGSAPHQKIRQNLDVAAFAKETGLPLQPFVIQQTSDDGDKLVRDWPAPTTGVERNYGYMFQWWGMAAAALGFGLYAARRAAKKPSGA; the protein is encoded by the coding sequence ATGAAGATTCGCTGGCTTCCCGCGCTGCTCGTGCTGGCGGTGGTCGCGGTCACGATCCGGCTCGGTTTCTGGCAGCGCGAGCGCGCGCACCAGAAGGAGGCGCTGCAGGCGAGCATCGTGCGCTACGAGCACGCGGCGCCCGTCGAGATCGGCGCGCAGCCGATTCCGCTCGCGTCGATCGAGTTCCATCGGGTGCGCGCGACCGGGCGCTTCATGCCTGAGCTCGCGGTGTTTCTCGACAATCGGCCGTATAACGACCAGCCGGGCTTTTACGTCGTGATGCCGTTTAAACTCGCGGGCGGCGGCTACGTGCTCGTCAATCGCGGCTGGCTGCCGCGCAACATCGCCGAGCGCACCGCGATCGAGCCGTTCGCGACGCCGGCGGGCGACGTCGAGCTCGAGGGCATCGCGCGCGCCGACGCGACGCGCGCGTTCGAGCTCGGCGAAGGCGGCTCGGCGCCGCACCAGAAGATTCGGCAGAACCTGGACGTCGCCGCGTTCGCGAAGGAAACCGGCCTGCCGCTGCAGCCGTTCGTGATCCAGCAGACGAGCGACGACGGCGACAAGCTGGTGCGCGACTGGCCGGCGCCGACGACCGGCGTCGAGCGCAATTACGGTTACATGTTTCAGTGGTGGGGCATGGCGGCGGCCGCGCTCGGTTTCGGCTTGTACGCGGCGCGGCGCGCGGCGAAGAAGCCGTCCGGCGCATGA
- a CDS encoding SCO family protein, translating into MSPAARKRGRWTLVLLGLVCAAPMIASYFTYYVIKPKGGSTNYGTLVEPQRPIPPDLTVTDETGKTMPLASLRGVWLFVMTDRSACDEACAKKLYFMRQVRVTQAGERHRLTMVWLRSDAGAVPDKITAAYPDTRRLVADPAAVARWLPADAGTQDTDHLYLVDPNGNLMMRFPKDPNPSKIKTDVTKLLKWSSIG; encoded by the coding sequence ATGTCGCCGGCCGCCAGAAAGCGCGGCCGCTGGACGCTCGTGCTGCTCGGGCTCGTCTGCGCGGCGCCGATGATCGCGTCGTACTTCACCTATTACGTGATCAAGCCGAAGGGCGGCTCGACCAACTACGGCACGCTGGTCGAGCCGCAGCGGCCGATTCCGCCGGACCTGACGGTCACCGACGAAACCGGCAAGACGATGCCGCTCGCGTCGCTGCGCGGCGTGTGGCTGTTCGTGATGACCGACCGCAGCGCGTGCGACGAAGCGTGCGCGAAGAAGCTTTATTTCATGCGCCAGGTGCGCGTGACGCAGGCCGGCGAACGGCACCGGCTCACGATGGTGTGGCTGCGCAGCGATGCGGGCGCGGTTCCGGACAAGATCACCGCCGCGTACCCGGATACGCGCAGGCTCGTCGCCGATCCGGCCGCGGTCGCCAGGTGGCTGCCGGCCGACGCCGGCACGCAGGACACCGACCACCTCTACCTGGTCGACCCGAACGGCAACCTGATGATGCGCTTCCCGAAGGACCCGAATCCCAGCAAGATCAAGACCGACGTCACGAAGCTGCTGAAGTGGTCGAGCATCGGCTGA
- a CDS encoding COX15/CtaA family protein, which yields MSYLLQLGLIGLCIALLPLSYVWVKADDDKFRKLVWITTFLTLDLVMFGGFTRLTDSGLGCPDWPGCYGTSSPFIAHAAITAAHQAMPSGPVSMTKAWIEMIHRYFAMAIGVLIIAQTMIAWAARLRRRPLHVSPWWPTSLLLLILVQGAFGAWTVTMKLQPVIVTIHLLLGLTLLGTLGWLAARQTPLPAHDPQAGRYRAAALAALVLLVVQIALGGWVSTNYAVLACTDFPTCNGQWIPPMDFEHGFHLWRALGMTKDGDAITQDALVAIHWTHRTFAFVVVAYLVAFALKMRRFESLRRPANGVLLVVVLQFVTGLTNIVLQWPLPVAVVHNGGAAVLLLLVVMLNFRILSSRPGRVALPARDAAPA from the coding sequence ATGTCGTATCTACTGCAACTCGGCCTGATCGGCCTGTGCATCGCGCTGCTGCCGCTGTCGTACGTGTGGGTGAAGGCCGACGACGACAAGTTCCGCAAGCTCGTGTGGATCACCACATTCCTGACCCTCGATCTCGTGATGTTCGGCGGCTTCACGCGGCTGACCGATTCGGGCCTCGGCTGTCCGGACTGGCCCGGCTGCTACGGCACGTCGTCGCCGTTCATCGCGCACGCGGCGATCACGGCCGCGCATCAGGCGATGCCGAGCGGCCCCGTCAGCATGACGAAGGCGTGGATCGAGATGATCCACCGCTATTTCGCGATGGCGATCGGCGTGCTGATCATCGCGCAGACGATGATCGCGTGGGCCGCGCGGCTGCGCCGCCGGCCGCTGCATGTGTCGCCGTGGTGGCCGACGAGCCTGCTGCTGCTGATCCTCGTGCAGGGCGCGTTCGGCGCGTGGACGGTGACGATGAAGCTGCAGCCGGTAATCGTCACGATCCACCTGCTGCTCGGCCTGACGCTGCTCGGCACGCTCGGCTGGCTCGCGGCGCGGCAGACGCCGCTGCCCGCGCACGATCCGCAGGCCGGGCGCTATCGCGCGGCGGCGCTCGCGGCGCTCGTGCTGCTGGTCGTGCAGATCGCGCTCGGCGGCTGGGTCAGCACCAACTACGCGGTGCTCGCGTGCACCGACTTCCCGACCTGCAACGGCCAGTGGATTCCGCCGATGGATTTCGAGCATGGCTTCCATCTGTGGCGCGCGCTCGGGATGACGAAGGACGGCGACGCGATCACGCAGGACGCGCTCGTCGCGATCCACTGGACGCACCGCACGTTCGCGTTCGTCGTCGTCGCGTACCTGGTCGCGTTCGCGCTGAAGATGCGCCGCTTCGAATCGCTGCGGCGGCCCGCGAACGGCGTGCTGCTGGTGGTCGTGCTGCAGTTCGTGACGGGTTTGACGAATATCGTGTTGCAGTGGCCTTTGCCGGTCGCGGTGGTCCATAACGGGGGGGCCGCGGTCCTGCTGCTGCTCGTCGTCATGTTAAACTTTCGCATCCTTTCAAGCCGCCCCGGCCGTGTCGCGCTGCCTGCGCGCGACGCCGCCCCGGCGTGA
- the cyoE gene encoding heme o synthase translates to MQSTLSRSPGSRFSQYMALTKPRVTQLAVFCAVIGMFLATPGMVPWRVLVGGTIGIWLLAGAAFAINCLVEQKIDAMMRRTAWRPSARGEITTAQILLFSGVLGSLGAWTLYTFTNALTMWLTIATFVGYAVIYTLLLKPMTPQNIVIGGASGAMPPALGWAAVTGAVPGDAWILVLIIFVWTPPHFWVLALYRRKDYENAGLPMLPVTHGEKFTRLHILLYTVILFAVTMMPFISGMSGAVYLTSAVLLGAVFLAYAWKIHREYSDELARKAFRYSIVYLSLLFAALLVDHYARPLLGV, encoded by the coding sequence ATGCAAAGCACCCTTTCCCGATCGCCCGGTAGCCGGTTTTCCCAGTACATGGCGCTGACGAAGCCGCGTGTCACGCAGCTCGCGGTGTTCTGCGCGGTGATCGGCATGTTCCTCGCGACGCCGGGCATGGTGCCGTGGCGGGTGCTGGTCGGCGGCACCATCGGCATCTGGCTGCTGGCGGGCGCGGCGTTCGCGATCAACTGCCTCGTCGAGCAGAAGATCGACGCGATGATGCGCCGCACCGCGTGGCGTCCGTCCGCGCGCGGCGAGATCACGACCGCGCAGATCCTGCTGTTCTCGGGCGTGCTCGGCAGCCTCGGCGCATGGACGCTCTACACGTTCACGAACGCGCTGACGATGTGGCTGACGATCGCGACCTTCGTCGGCTACGCGGTGATCTACACGCTGCTGCTCAAGCCGATGACGCCGCAGAACATCGTGATCGGCGGCGCGTCGGGCGCGATGCCGCCGGCGCTCGGCTGGGCCGCGGTGACGGGCGCGGTGCCCGGCGACGCGTGGATCCTCGTGCTGATCATCTTCGTGTGGACCCCGCCGCATTTCTGGGTGCTCGCGCTGTACCGCCGCAAGGACTATGAGAACGCGGGCCTGCCGATGCTGCCCGTCACGCACGGCGAGAAGTTCACGCGGCTGCACATCCTGCTCTACACGGTGATCCTGTTCGCGGTCACGATGATGCCGTTCATCTCGGGGATGAGCGGGGCCGTCTACCTGACGAGCGCGGTGCTGCTCGGCGCGGTGTTCCTCGCATACGCGTGGAAGATCCACCGCGAGTATTCGGACGAACTGGCCCGCAAGGCCTTCCGCTACTCGATCGTCTACCTGTCGCTGCTGTTCGCGGCGCTCCTCGTCGATCACTATGCACGCCCGCTGCTCGGCGTGTAA
- a CDS encoding SCO family protein, which produces MLRSWFGRRARQGWMLGCAFAAAMLLAACDNAPKFQNLDITGNTQFGSDFALPDTAGKMRTLGDFKGKAVVMFFGYTHCPDVCPTTMAELSEALKQLGPDAAKRVQVLFVTVDPERDTAALLGQYVPAFDPSFIGLRPADEAQLKKVTKDFRVYYAKVPGKAPGSYTMDHTAASYVFDTNGKLRLFVRDGQGPGPWLHDLKLLLG; this is translated from the coding sequence ATGCTTCGTTCATGGTTCGGGCGCCGCGCGCGCCAAGGCTGGATGCTCGGCTGCGCATTCGCGGCGGCGATGCTGCTCGCGGCGTGCGACAACGCGCCGAAATTCCAGAATCTCGACATCACCGGCAACACGCAGTTCGGCAGCGATTTCGCGCTGCCCGATACGGCCGGCAAGATGCGCACGCTCGGCGACTTCAAGGGCAAGGCCGTCGTGATGTTCTTCGGCTATACGCATTGCCCGGACGTCTGCCCGACGACGATGGCCGAACTGTCCGAAGCGCTCAAGCAGCTCGGGCCGGACGCCGCGAAGCGCGTGCAGGTGCTGTTCGTCACCGTCGATCCGGAGCGCGACACGGCCGCGCTGCTCGGCCAGTACGTGCCGGCGTTCGATCCGTCGTTCATCGGCCTGCGGCCGGCGGACGAAGCGCAGCTGAAGAAGGTGACGAAGGATTTCCGCGTCTATTACGCGAAAGTGCCGGGCAAGGCGCCCGGCAGCTACACGATGGATCACACCGCCGCGAGCTACGTGTTCGACACGAACGGCAAGCTGCGCCTGTTCGTGCGCGACGGCCAGGGCCCCGGCCCGTGGCTGCACGACCTGAAACTGCTGCTCGGCTGA
- a CDS encoding YciI family protein, which yields MYVIDIHYTAPLDRIDDALERHRAYLQPLLDKGIFIAAGPKVPRDGGMILAARIDRDELEAILQTDPFVTEGLANYRVTEFRMTRAAPGVVLPALP from the coding sequence ATGTACGTCATCGACATTCACTACACCGCGCCGCTCGATCGCATCGACGACGCGCTCGAGCGCCATCGCGCGTATCTGCAGCCGCTGCTGGACAAGGGGATTTTCATCGCGGCGGGGCCGAAGGTGCCGCGCGACGGCGGCATGATCCTCGCGGCGCGCATCGATCGCGACGAACTGGAAGCGATCCTGCAGACCGACCCGTTCGTCACCGAAGGCCTCGCGAACTACCGCGTGACCGAATTCCGGATGACGCGCGCGGCGCCGGGCGTCGTCCTGCCGGCGCTGCCGTGA
- a CDS encoding MetQ/NlpA family ABC transporter substrate-binding protein produces the protein MKRRSLLKVFSVLATGAALTMSAGAHAEDKVIKVGTVAGPDAEVWQVVQKVAKEKEGLNVKVIEFNDYVQPNAALDAGDLDANSFQHQPYLDSQVKQRGYKLVSAGLTYISPIGVYSKKVKALKDLPQGAKLAVPNDPSNENRALLLLQAQGVIKLKAGAGTGGNNATVLDIADNPKKLKISELDAAQLPRVLSDVDAAVINTNYAIAANLQPTKDAIALESLTSPYANLIAVRAKDKDQPWVKKLVKAYQSTEVREFIKKQFKGSMVASF, from the coding sequence ATGAAGCGTCGCAGTCTCCTGAAAGTGTTTTCCGTGCTGGCAACCGGCGCCGCGCTGACGATGTCGGCGGGTGCGCATGCCGAGGACAAGGTGATCAAGGTCGGCACGGTGGCCGGTCCGGACGCGGAAGTGTGGCAGGTCGTGCAGAAGGTCGCGAAGGAGAAGGAAGGCCTGAACGTGAAGGTCATCGAGTTCAACGACTACGTGCAGCCGAACGCGGCGCTCGACGCGGGCGACCTCGACGCGAACAGCTTCCAGCACCAGCCGTACCTCGACAGCCAGGTGAAGCAGCGCGGCTACAAGCTCGTCAGCGCGGGCCTGACCTACATCTCGCCGATCGGCGTCTACTCGAAGAAGGTCAAGGCGCTGAAGGACCTGCCGCAAGGCGCGAAGCTCGCGGTGCCGAACGATCCGTCGAACGAGAACCGCGCGCTGCTGCTGCTGCAGGCGCAGGGCGTGATCAAGCTGAAGGCGGGCGCGGGCACGGGCGGCAACAACGCGACGGTGCTCGACATCGCCGACAACCCGAAGAAGCTGAAGATCTCCGAGCTGGACGCGGCGCAACTGCCGCGCGTGCTGTCGGACGTCGACGCGGCCGTGATCAACACGAACTACGCGATCGCCGCGAACCTGCAGCCGACCAAGGACGCGATCGCGCTCGAATCGCTGACGAGCCCGTACGCGAACCTGATCGCGGTGCGCGCGAAGGACAAGGACCAGCCGTGGGTGAAGAAGCTGGTCAAGGCGTACCAGTCGACGGAAGTGCGGGAATTCATCAAGAAGCAGTTCAAGGGCTCGATGGTCGCGTCGTTCTGA